GAAGCCGCACAAAAAGTCGAACACGATCGGCTGGAACGCCAACCATCTGGCCGACATTCCGAACTGGATCGAGTTCATGCTCGATCACGATTCGCTCGACATCGCTCCGATCGACGGGCCGGCCTGGAAATCGCCTAGCCTGGATTCGATCGAGGAGATTCTCGCTCTGTTCGATAAGAACGTAGCGACCGCTCGCACGGTGTTGGCGAAAACGCCCGACGACGTCTTCGCGCAAGACTGGGCGTTTATGATGGGCGGTCAGGTCATGTTCACCATGACCAAAGGGGCGACGCTACGAAAATGGGCGCTTAGCCATATGATCCATCACCGCGCAACGGTCCGCGTTTATCTGCGGATGAATGATATTCCGGTGCCTGGCGTCTATGGACCTTCTGGCGACGAGTAGTTGGCTGCTTCCAGCAGGGAAAAACGCCAGCGCATCTCGCTGGCGTGGAGGGATGCTGGGCAATTCTTGGTGTCGCCTGCAGCGCGCGATTTGAAGGCGCTATTTGCCGAGGGTTGGCGGTCGGTTTCGCCTACGAAGACCGCCGTCGATGGTCAAAAATTGTCCGTTGACGAAACGCACGGATTCGTGGTCGATTGCCGTACGGCGAGCTGGCATTCGGCGCTGCTAACGAAGGTTTCCGCCCTGCGGGGACGAGCATCTGTCGGCAGTTCCGCAGAGGCTCCGATGCTCTTTGACAATTCGCGTTTTTCCATGCGCTGGCGGATCCGGTCCAACCTTGTCCGATCCGGTCCAACCTTGTCCGATCCGGTCCAACCTTGTCCGATCCGATCCAACCTTGTCCGATCCGATCCAACCTTGTCCGATCCGATCCAACCTTGTCCGATCCGATCCAACCTTGTCCGATCCGATCCAACCTTGTCCGATCCGGTCCAACCTTGTCCGATCCGATCCAACCTGATGTCGTTTGGCGAAATCTCACTTTCAGCACCTGCGCCGCAACACCCCTCCATAGCGGGTCTTTGACGATTAAGAATGGACCCCGTTGGTGACCAATCGTGCCGCTCCGCTGGCTTCGGTCGATTTGTTGTTGCGGTGTGCGTCGCGAGCTTCGTCCAACTGTTTCATGAAGGCGCCAAAGTAGCGTCCGTTGTCATGAAACGTGCGGCCGCTGACGATGTTGCCGTCCACAACGCAAGGCTCATCGACAAAGACGCCGCCGCGAACTTCGAGATCGAACTTGCACTTGGGGACGGTCGCCATGCGGCGGCCCCGTACGCAATCGGCGTAGGCCAAAATCTCGACCCCATGACAAACCGACGCGACCGGTTTGCCTGACTCGACAAAGTAACGCGTGGCGTTGATTAAGTGTTCGTCGTAACGAATGTATTCTGGCGCGCGGCCGCCGCTCAGCATGATGCCGGCGTAATCTTCCGGCACGATATCGGCGAAAGCGATCTCGGCCTTCAGCGTGTAGCCTTCCCATTCTTTGGTGATGGTCCAGCCAGGCTTCACTTCGTGCATTACCATCTGATACAGACGCTGTTCCGGCGCGGCGACAACCGGATGGTAGCCTCCCTCTTGCAGACGATAGTAGGGATAGAGCGTGTCGAGCGTTTCCGACGCGTCACCGATGATAATCAATACTTTGTTTGACACGTTTATTTCCCTTTCGCCAACTGGGCGACAAATTGATCTAAATAGTTGCGACCCCGAGCAATCTCGGCGGTCGTTTCCGAAACAGTAGGCAAGATCGGCACGCCGCGCGGAACGGGATGCATAAAGACTTCGGTCCAGCCTTGGTAGCGTATCGCTGCGAGCGCGGCGACCAATGGTTGAAAATCGAGCGGACCGCGACCCGGCATTTGCAACAGTTGCCGCTCGGTCGGCAGCGGATCATGCGCGCCGTCGCCATGCTGCCAAGCGTAGAACATCTGCATCCCTTCGGCCAACTCATGAATGAGTTGCGTGAGGAGCTTTTCCTCTTGCGGCAAGTGGTAAGGAGCAAATGCGATCGCCAAATGCTTCGACGGCCGCAGCTCCAGCAGCCAACGGAGCGAATCGGGTGATTCGATCAAGTTGTTGGCGTGGTTCTCGATCGCGATCGTGACGCCGGTTTCTTCGGCGACTTCTAGTTGCGGTTTCATCTTTTCGACGAAATCAGCGACCGCTTTCTTGAGCTCGGCGCCTTTCAGCCCTTTGGGACCAGCGCCTCCGGTCACCATCAGCTGGCAGCCAAATCGCTGGGCCAAACGCATCTCGTCCTGCAGACCAAACGGGCCAAGCTTGTACTGCGTAATGCAGCCCAACTGGACGTCGTTTCGCTTGAGAAGTTCGGCGAATTTTTCTTCGCCTAAAGCGTCGATCTGCTCGCGTTGATCGCCATGCACTTTGGGCCACACGTCAATCTGCGTAGCGCCAATCTTTTTGGCTTCCGGCAAAATCTCGGCGAGCTTGGCGTAACCGTACATGCTGGAGGGAAGCATGTAGTTGAGTTGAAATTCGTCGTTTACCGGCTTGGCTTGCACCGCCGGCGAAAGCCAGGCGGCACTAGCGCCGATAGCAGCTGCGGTTGCACAAAAGCGTCGTCGCGACAGCCGTTGTACGTGTATAGGATGCGTCATGGCGATTCCTGTGCTGTAAACGTAACGCGCGAGTCGTCTTCCGCGGACCACCAAGCGTCGAGTTTCTTTCGAAGTTGCGTAACAAGGGGGTGATATTGCTGGTCTTGGACCAGATTCGTCATTTCCTGCGGATCGCTTTGCAAATCAAACAGCGACAATTCGATTTGTCGCTCGCGATCGGCAGGCACGATCAATTTGAAGTCGCCGTCGCGAATCCAGCGTGCGCGAACATGCTGAGAAGGTTGATCCAGCGATTGGGCGTCGTTTGGATAGATCGCGCCAAACGCGCTGCGCGGCGGCGGATCGGCCATCCCGGTAATCGCCGGCCAGAGATTCGCGCCCGGCATCCGCGGCGTAATTTCATCGGCTAGTCCCAACGCCGCCAGGATGGTTGGCGCTAGATCGACCGTTTGCACCAATTGCGAATAGCGTTGCGGCTTCGACTGGCCAGGAAGACGGAACAACAGCGGCGTCCGCAATCCATCTTCAAAGGGAGAAAGTTTAGAACGATCATCTTGGCGTGCCGAACTCGCGCTGACCGGGCGATACCCGTTGTCCGATGCGAATACGACCAGCGTCTCGTCGCTCAGTCCTTCCTTTTCCAGGAATTGCAACAACTGGCCGACCGTCTCGTCGAAGCGCGTGATCTCGGCGTAGTATTTCCGCAGCCGCGACGGCAATTCGCGTTCTGCATACATCGCCTGAAAACGTGCTGGCGCATCAAACGGCGCATGCGGCAAAAACGGTGCGTACCAGACCAGGAAGGGGCGATCGCGCTGTTGACGGATGAAGTCATAAATCGGCGCCATCGTTTCGCGCCCGATCGTCAAGCCGGCGTCGCCGTTGCCATGGGCGACCCATTGTCCGTTGGATTGCTGACGCGTTCCAGAGATCGCGTCTCGCCGTGCGCTTGGTTTACCCAGCGTCATGCCATGCGTGAAGCCGGCATTGCGATAATCCCCTTCCCAATGTTTGCCGGTTTGCAGGCAAGCATAACCATGGCGGGCCAAAATACGCGGCAAGGTAGGAACCCGCATGAGCAGGCGATCGGTTGTCGCGCGGGTTTGCTCGTATTGAGCGGCGGTCATCCCCTGCATCGCTTTCAAGCCGGGCGGAGGATGATTGAAATGAACGCCATGTTGATGCGGATAGAGCCCGGTCAGCGCCGTCGCCAACGAAGGACGACAGACGCTCATCGGCACGTAGCCGTTGACAAAGCAAGCCGACTGGGCGGCCAGTTGATCCAAATGCGGAGTCAGCACGTCCCTGTTTCCCAGGAAGCCGAAATCCTGATACGACTGGTCGTCGGCCAGGATCACGACCACATTGGTCCGGCGCGGCTCTTGAGCGCACAAGGGAGCGACCGCCAGCGCACAGAGCAGCGCGACGCACCGCATCCTCCATTTGAATCGTTGGCGATCGCACATCCGACTAACCTACTTCATAGCCGGCGCGTTGCTCGCGGCTCAGATGTTGGTTCGCTTCGTCGTCGCCGACAAACGTTTCGCTCTTCGGATCCCAAGTCAGCTTGCGGCCCAACTTCATCGAAATGTTCCCCAAGTGGCAAGTGCTGACGCTGCGGTGCTGACCTTCGATGTCGGAGATCGGCGTCTTGCGAGCGGCGACGCAGTCAAAGAAGTTGCCCATGTGATTGATGATCGCGTCGAGTTTGCCGGCGCGCTCGGGACGCTCTCGATTGTCAAAGTCGTACAGCACGAAGTCTTCCCGCGGCAGCGGCTTTTCGGTCGGCGCGCCATCCAGCGAGCCGCGATTGACGAACATGCGTCCTTTGTCGCCAGTGAACATGATGCCGTTCCGGCCGTTATCCGCGACCGTCAGTTCGACGCCGTTTTCCAGCTTGTAGCGAACGTGATAGTCGACTGCGACGTTGTAGCCGTCGGCCACATTCGGCATTTTGGCGGTCCCTTCGATTTCAACCGGCAGAGCGCCAGCGCCCCATTGGCCGATGTCGATATGGTGCGCTCCCCAGTCGGTCATCTGACCGCCGCTATATTCGTACCACCAGCGGAACGTATAGTGCGAACGCTCCGGAATATAGGGGACGTCCGGCGTTTGCCCTTGCCACATGTCCCAGTTGAGATTCTTCGGGACCGGTTGCTTGGCGAAGGGTCCGCCGGTCTTGTTCTTACCGAGGACGATATCCACGCGTTGCAGATTACCGACCCATCCTTGGCGGACCATTTCGACGGCGGTGCGAAAGCGGCTATCGCTCCGTTGCCATGATCCGACTTGGACGACGCGGCCCGTTTCGCGGACGACGTCACGAATCTTCTTGCCTTCGTCAATCGTCAACGTCAACGGCTTTTCGCAATAGACGTCTTTGCCGGCGCGACACGCGTCGATCACCATTTTCGAGTGCCAGTGATCCGGCGTGCCGATCATCACTACGTCGACATCATCGCGCGAGAGCAGATCACGATAGTCTTCCAGCAGAGCCGATTTGCCGCCAAAGTCGGCGTTCGCTTTTTCGAGGATATCACGATCGACGTCGGCCAACGCGACGATATCGCCGTGGGCGGCGGACTTTTCGGTGATGACCGAACCTTGATACCGCAGCCCAATAGCGCCAATACCGATGCGCGAATTGGCGTCACGCGGCTTTTCGTCAGCCGAGGCCGAGGAGAGACCGCCAAAGACGAGCGCAGAAGATGCGGCGGCGGACACTTGCGTGATCCAGTCACGACGATGGATGTGGGGGGAAGTCATATTTACTCCAAAAATGGTGGGTAAAGGTGCGGGGAACGTGTCTCTAACGACGGCCAGCGTTGGTAGGAACGATGATATCTCGGGGGCGGTCGTCGTCGGCGACTTCGATCAAAGTGACATATTCGTCAAACAGCGGATGGCCTAAAAATTCAACTCCCGGCGCATCGGCCGGATCAATTTCAGAAGGTTTGGGCGGAGCGCCGTCATAGCCGGCAATTCGTACGTTGTACTGGCCTGGCGCGGGCCCGGCGTCGGCGGGCAACTGATAGCCGCCGTTTTCAATTTTCGCGCTCACCACGGCGACATGCATGGTGGAACTGCTTGGCTCAAACGAGATTCGCCCTTTAGGAATCGGTTGACCGTCGTAGGTGACCAATCCTTTCACGGCGACGCCTGGGGAGGAAGGACCGCAACCTGTCAGCATGATCCCCGCCAACAAGGCGAGTGATGGGAAAACTTTACATCGCATGATGAGGTTCTCTACAGGGAGACGAATGATCGGAAGGAGGCAGCTGATAACTCGACGACAATGCGATTAGGGAAACGCGACCGGTTGTCCATCTTGGCGATTGCCGAGCAGTCGAAAAACGTCGACATTCAACGTTTCGGCGAGAAAACGAACCGAGCCATCGGCCAAAGCGACCTGAGCGCCTCCAGGATGACCGCTAAACAGCGTGCGATGCATATAGGCAAGATTCGAAGAGCAGCATTTCGTGTTGATGGAATCCACCGCGGAAAGCAAGATGCCGCCGCTGCCAAAACTGTCGCTGCCGCGCGGACCAGACGACCAACTGTAGGCAGGCGAGACTTCCCAATTTTCGCCGAGCAGCAAAGTATTCGAAGAACCGTCGGAAATGGCTCCAAAAGAAAGTTTTCCATTAACGATGAGCACGCCGTTCGTATAGATCAGCCGTTCGTCACTGATGTATTTACATTTGGCGTCGGCGACGACTCCGCCCCCCATGACGCCGGCGTAACTTGTCGAGAAGTCGACCGTCGAACTATCCGGATTCGAGGGGCACTGGAACGCTTTATTTTGCGTGGTGGACATCGCCAGATTGTTCGGATCGATGGGCCAACCGCGTGACGAAAGTTGGCAAGTCGTACAGCCGATGAGATGGTTGAAGCTGCCGCCCAAATTAAAGAGATCGTGCGAGTTCGATTGTTCAAGAAACGGCAAAATCAACACCGACCAAGGCGCGCGAGCCGTTCCATACGTGTTGCTGCCGGAAATGCAGGTCTCCGGCATCGAGCTGATCTGCACGGCGCCGCAGGGAAAGACAAGATGCGTATCGTGGTAGTTGTGGACCGCTAGCGCCATCTGCTTCATTTTGTTGCTGCAATCCATTCGCCGGGCCGCTTCGCGGGCTTGTTGCACTGCCGGCAACAGCAACGCGATCAAGACCCCAATAATGGCGATGACGACTAATAGTTCGACCAGTGTGAACGCGCGATGGGAAAGATAATTACGTTGCATGAGATGGCCTATGGGGAGAAGAGAATAGGTGCATCAAGCAGAATTTATCCTGCTACTCAATGATTATTCCCTAATCCTCTTACAGCCGGCTCCGCACAACAATCCGCAAATGCGTAGAATCCCTCCGTTATCTTGTCAACGCTGGTGGAGATCTTACGCTTTCCGCCGTTCTCGGCGGTATTGGCCCGGTGGAGTACCGAAGAGATCGCGAAATGTTTCGGCCAGATGCTGCGTGCGGCGAAAGCCGCATTTCTCGGCGATGGCCGCCAGAGTGAGGTCGGTATGCGTCAGCATTTCTTCGGCGCGCTTCAGTTTCAGGCGGAGCAGTTCCTGGTTGGGAGAGCGTCCCAGCAACTTGCGTAGCCCGCGTTCGAGCGAACTGCGCGAGATTGCGACGGCGCGCAACACGTCCGAGACCGATATTCCATCACAGGCATGTTCGCGCATGAACAGGAGCGCCGCGGCGAGTTCCGGTTCGTCCACCGCGACAACGTCCGACGAAAGTCGGGTCACCACGCCAAGCGGTTCGATCAGGATTGGTTTCTTGGGTGGTTTGCCTCCGCGCATGAGATGCTCCAGAAGTTCGGCGGCGCGATAGCCGATCGCAACGCCGTTCAGCTCGATGCTCGACAGCGGAGTACTGGCCATGTTGCAGAGCGACGCGTCATTCTCGACGCCGACGACGGCGACTTCTTCCGGTACGATCGCTCCGCACCGCCGACACGCATCCAAAAGCCAAAAGCCAAGCTGATCGGTGCAGGCCATCACGCCGACCGGCTTCGGAAGTTGGTCGACCCAGTCGGCCAGTTCCTGCTGTGCTTGCTCCCATTCGGTCGGTTGCTCACGACGATTGCGGGGATGGTAGCGAAACGCTTCATAGCCGTTGTCGGCGACGGTCTGAACAAAGTTTTCGCAGCGCTGCTGAAAATACTCTTCGGCGCCTAGCTGATAGACCGCAAAGTGCCGAAACCCACGGCTGAGAAAGTGCTCGGCGACCGATTTTCCCAGTGAACGATTGTCGACGCCGACAAACGGAAAGGAGTGCTGCAGACGCGTCGAACGCAATTCGACCGTCGGCAACTTGGCGCGACTGACCGCGTCGGCCATCGCTTGCGACCCGCTACGGGTCAGAATACCGTTTCCTTTCCATGCCGGCAGCCAGGGAGGGGGCGGCGACTCCAAAGAGCGGGATTCGACCAACAGTGACCAGGGGCCATGTTCGGCGACGTACTTGCGGACTCCATGCAGCAACTCGCGTCCATAGGTACGCGACGTTTCAATCAACAACGCGACATGCGGAGAGGAAGCCCGGGACGGCATAAAACTTGGGGGAGAGGATCGCAGGAGGACAAGTTCGTCCTTGATTCTAGTTTCGCGCGGCGCGAATTGAAATCGGGAAGCGAAACGTCATCGCTACGATTGCTGAGCATGCTCGCGGGCCGCATGAAAGTGGCTCTCGATTTGCGAGATCAGGTGAACCCGCTGGATCGGCTTGGAAGCGAAATCATCACAACCCGCTTCCAGGCACTTGGCGCGCTCTCCTTCCATCGCATGCGCGGTAAGCGCCACAATTCGACCAGTATATCCGGCGGCCCGCAGTCGAGCGGTCGCTTCGTATCCATCGACCACCGGCATCTGG
The nucleotide sequence above comes from Blastopirellula sp. J2-11. Encoded proteins:
- a CDS encoding sugar phosphate isomerase/epimerase family protein encodes the protein MTHPIHVQRLSRRRFCATAAAIGASAAWLSPAVQAKPVNDEFQLNYMLPSSMYGYAKLAEILPEAKKIGATQIDVWPKVHGDQREQIDALGEEKFAELLKRNDVQLGCITQYKLGPFGLQDEMRLAQRFGCQLMVTGGAGPKGLKGAELKKAVADFVEKMKPQLEVAEETGVTIAIENHANNLIESPDSLRWLLELRPSKHLAIAFAPYHLPQEEKLLTQLIHELAEGMQMFYAWQHGDGAHDPLPTERQLLQMPGRGPLDFQPLVAALAAIRYQGWTEVFMHPVPRGVPILPTVSETTAEIARGRNYLDQFVAQLAKGK
- a CDS encoding DJ-1/PfpI family protein, which encodes MSNKVLIIIGDASETLDTLYPYYRLQEGGYHPVVAAPEQRLYQMVMHEVKPGWTITKEWEGYTLKAEIAFADIVPEDYAGIMLSGGRAPEYIRYDEHLINATRYFVESGKPVASVCHGVEILAYADCVRGRRMATVPKCKFDLEVRGGVFVDEPCVVDGNIVSGRTFHDNGRYFGAFMKQLDEARDAHRNNKSTEASGAARLVTNGVHS
- a CDS encoding sulfatase-like hydrolase/transferase; its protein translation is MCDRQRFKWRMRCVALLCALAVAPLCAQEPRRTNVVVILADDQSYQDFGFLGNRDVLTPHLDQLAAQSACFVNGYVPMSVCRPSLATALTGLYPHQHGVHFNHPPPGLKAMQGMTAAQYEQTRATTDRLLMRVPTLPRILARHGYACLQTGKHWEGDYRNAGFTHGMTLGKPSARRDAISGTRQQSNGQWVAHGNGDAGLTIGRETMAPIYDFIRQQRDRPFLVWYAPFLPHAPFDAPARFQAMYAERELPSRLRKYYAEITRFDETVGQLLQFLEKEGLSDETLVVFASDNGYRPVSASSARQDDRSKLSPFEDGLRTPLLFRLPGQSKPQRYSQLVQTVDLAPTILAALGLADEITPRMPGANLWPAITGMADPPPRSAFGAIYPNDAQSLDQPSQHVRARWIRDGDFKLIVPADRERQIELSLFDLQSDPQEMTNLVQDQQYHPLVTQLRKKLDAWWSAEDDSRVTFTAQESP
- a CDS encoding DinB family protein translates to MTIAETLLPEFDEEMSLTRKTLEAIPNDKLDWKPHKKSNTIGWNANHLADIPNWIEFMLDHDSLDIAPIDGPAWKSPSLDSIEEILALFDKNVATARTVLAKTPDDVFAQDWAFMMGGQVMFTMTKGATLRKWALSHMIHHRATVRVYLRMNDIPVPGVYGPSGDE
- a CDS encoding xylose operon transcription regulator XylR, yielding MPSRASSPHVALLIETSRTYGRELLHGVRKYVAEHGPWSLLVESRSLESPPPPWLPAWKGNGILTRSGSQAMADAVSRAKLPTVELRSTRLQHSFPFVGVDNRSLGKSVAEHFLSRGFRHFAVYQLGAEEYFQQRCENFVQTVADNGYEAFRYHPRNRREQPTEWEQAQQELADWVDQLPKPVGVMACTDQLGFWLLDACRRCGAIVPEEVAVVGVENDASLCNMASTPLSSIELNGVAIGYRAAELLEHLMRGGKPPKKPILIEPLGVVTRLSSDVVAVDEPELAAALLFMREHACDGISVSDVLRAVAISRSSLERGLRKLLGRSPNQELLRLKLKRAEEMLTHTDLTLAAIAEKCGFRRTQHLAETFRDLFGTPPGQYRRERRKA
- a CDS encoding DUF1559 domain-containing protein, whose product is MQRNYLSHRAFTLVELLVVIAIIGVLIALLLPAVQQAREAARRMDCSNKMKQMALAVHNYHDTHLVFPCGAVQISSMPETCISGSNTYGTARAPWSVLILPFLEQSNSHDLFNLGGSFNHLIGCTTCQLSSRGWPIDPNNLAMSTTQNKAFQCPSNPDSSTVDFSTSYAGVMGGGVVADAKCKYISDERLIYTNGVLIVNGKLSFGAISDGSSNTLLLGENWEVSPAYSWSSGPRGSDSFGSGGILLSAVDSINTKCCSSNLAYMHRTLFSGHPGGAQVALADGSVRFLAETLNVDVFRLLGNRQDGQPVAFP
- a CDS encoding Gfo/Idh/MocA family protein is translated as MTSPHIHRRDWITQVSAAASSALVFGGLSSASADEKPRDANSRIGIGAIGLRYQGSVITEKSAAHGDIVALADVDRDILEKANADFGGKSALLEDYRDLLSRDDVDVVMIGTPDHWHSKMVIDACRAGKDVYCEKPLTLTIDEGKKIRDVVRETGRVVQVGSWQRSDSRFRTAVEMVRQGWVGNLQRVDIVLGKNKTGGPFAKQPVPKNLNWDMWQGQTPDVPYIPERSHYTFRWWYEYSGGQMTDWGAHHIDIGQWGAGALPVEIEGTAKMPNVADGYNVAVDYHVRYKLENGVELTVADNGRNGIMFTGDKGRMFVNRGSLDGAPTEKPLPREDFVLYDFDNRERPERAGKLDAIINHMGNFFDCVAARKTPISDIEGQHRSVSTCHLGNISMKLGRKLTWDPKSETFVGDDEANQHLSREQRAGYEVG